The uncultured Bacteroides sp. DNA segment CTCCTCGCTGGTTATGCCGGGTAGGTGATTTTCGTAGCATAGAAGAGGCTGATGCTGCGATGCGACAATTGAAATCGACAGGCGTTTTCAAAGAAGTCTCTATTGTAAAAGAACAAGTCAATATCCCTTTATAACTTACTCATGTTAGAAAAAGAAGAAGTAGACTCTCCCCACTTGGAGGAGTTGATGAACCATTATCGCGGTATTATTACTTTGTTAGGCGAGGACGCTCAGCGTGAAGGACTTTTAAAGACTCCCGAGCGAGTAGCCAAGGCCATGCTTACTCTCACTAAAGGATATCACATGGATCCGCACGAAGTACTTCGATCGGCCAAATTCAAGGAAGAATACAGTCAGATGGTGATTGTGAAAGATATCGACTTCTTTTCCCTGTGTGAGCATCACATGCTGCCGTTCTATGGCAAGGTACATGTGGCTTATATCCCCAACGGATATATTACGGGTTTGAGCAAGATAGCTCGCGTGGTAGATATCTTCTCTCATCGATTGCAAGTGCAAGAGCGCATGACTTTGCAGATAAAGGAATGTATTCAGCAAACTTTAAATCCACTTGGTGTGATGGTGGTGGTTGAGGCTAAGCACATGTGCATGCAGATGCGGGGTGTGGAGAAACAAAATGCGATAACGACTACTTCTGACTTTACAGGTGCTTTTAATCAGGCAAAGACGCGCGAGGAGTTTATGAATCTCATTATGCATCGATAGTTTTTGGCTATCGATAATGGACTATTTGGGTAGTATCACTCTGTCTCCCAAACGCTTGGACATCATGTTCAGAATTTGCTTCATCTCATGGTAGCGCTGCATTATGGCGTTGCACTTTTCTACGTCGTTGGCTATGGTCGGATCTTGAAGTGCAAACATGATGTGCTTTAATTCTGCGTTCACAATTGCATTTTTAAAGTTGATGATGAAGTCAGGAACCACTTCAAACAATCGTTCTTCGTCTGTTGCCATCTTTTGGCCTTTGCTCAACTGGTAACGGTTGCTGAGTAATTCGGCCGATAATCTACTTATCTCTTGGTCGGGGTGTGACATGAAATAGCGTTCGGCTCTAAATCCTTCATCATTCATGTGTACTGCAGCTTCGGCGAGAATCCGCCGATGAAGTGGGTTATGAAAGGTGAGATCATCTTGCTTCAAGTCGTTGATGATGTAAGCAATGACACTTACAGGTACTTCTTTTCCTTCTTCGTTTGTCGTTTCGCACATAATTTTCTCCCCATAGCGTATGATCGTTTTTATAATCAGACGTTCAAACTTATAGAATTCTTGTCCTTCTTTACCCTCTTGCGGAATGAATGATTCGTAAGGAGGAGTGATTCCTTCCTCTGTTGGTGGTGGTGGAACATTGCCATTTGACGGAGTGGGCGACTGATTATAGCTTGTCGGTTTGTTCTCTTTTTCGGCTTGCTTTTCTTTCAATTTAGCAACTTCAGCCACAAGCAGTTTTTCTTCAACACGTAGCAATTGGCTGCACTCCTTCATGTATACCGACCGAATAATCGCTTCGGGAATAACAGAGATGCTTCGTACGATATCACCAATTAATTCGGCTCGCTTGATGGGATCTTTGCCGGCATCATCGAGCAATAAGTTTGTTTTGAAGCGAATAAAGTCAACTTCATGAGCAGAGATGTATGCCTGAAAATCGGTGGCATTATGCTTGCGTGCAAAAGAATCGGGGTCATCTCCATCGGGTAAAAGTACGACCTTGATGTTCATTCCCTCTTCCAGTAGCATATCAATGCCTCGGATGGAAGCTTTGATACCCGCCATATCTCCATCGTATAGAACAGTAATATTATTGGTAAAGCGGTGAATGAGACGGATTTGTCCGGCTGTCAATGAAGTCCCCGATGATGAAACCACATTCTCTATGCCCGATTGATGCATTGAAATTACGTCCGTATATCCTTCGACGAGGAAGCAACGGTCTTGTTTAACGATGGCTTGCTTGGCGAAGTAGATGCCGTATAACTCACTACTCTTGTGATAAATCTCAGATTCCGGTGAGTTGACGTACTTGGCCAGTTTTTTGTTTTCAGTGCTCATCACACGTCCGCCGAAGGCAACAATCTTGCCCGAAAGCGAATGCACAGGAAACATTACCCGTCCCCAGAAACGGTCGCGTAATCTGCCTTCATCCGTTTCGTAGCAAAGCCCCGTCTTTACAAGGAATTCCTTTTGATAGCCTTTTTTTGCTGCTTCCTGAGCTAGTGCATCGTGCTGTTCAGTGCTGAAGCCCAACTGGAACTTCTCTATGGTGTCATCCCGAAAGCCGCGCTGTCTGAAGTAGGCCAGGCCAATGCTGCGCCCGTCAATGTGATTTTTCAGAATACTCTGGAAGTAATCACGTGCAAAGCTGTTGACGATGAACATACTTTCGCGGGCACTTTGAGCCTGTTTCTCTTCGCTAGTCAGCTCTCGTTCCTTGATTTCAATGTTGTATTTCTTGGCAAGAAACTTCAAGGCCTCGTAGTAGGACATTTGTTCGTGCTCCATGATGAAGTGCACTGCGTTGCCACCTTTGCCACAACTGAAACATTTGCATAAACCTTTGGCGGGAGAGACGCTGAACGACGGCGTTTTCTCGTTATGAAAGGGACATAGCCCCACATAGTTCACTCCACGCTTGCGCAGGGTAACGAACTCCGATACTACATCAACGATTTGCGCGGCATCGAGTATTCTGTCTATGGTTGCTTGATCTATCATTCTACGAGAGATTTTTCAGTATCGCAAAAGTACTTCTAATTTGTTATACTACCAAGCTACCCTTTTCCTTTTATATGAATAGGTTATACAGATTGATTTTCTGAACTCATTCTTGTCAAGAGGCGATTTACTGATTATTAACGGAAGCAGAGCCTTTTTAGAACAAATAGACATCTTTCGAATAACAACAAGAGGGAATCTAAGTTTCATTAGGAGTTATTCCGATAACAAATAGGCATATTGGTGAAGTGCAACCATCTTT contains these protein-coding regions:
- the folE gene encoding GTP cyclohydrolase I FolE, whose protein sequence is MLEKEEVDSPHLEELMNHYRGIITLLGEDAQREGLLKTPERVAKAMLTLTKGYHMDPHEVLRSAKFKEEYSQMVIVKDIDFFSLCEHHMLPFYGKVHVAYIPNGYITGLSKIARVVDIFSHRLQVQERMTLQIKECIQQTLNPLGVMVVVEAKHMCMQMRGVEKQNAITTTSDFTGAFNQAKTREEFMNLIMHR
- the dnaG gene encoding DNA primase — its product is MIDQATIDRILDAAQIVDVVSEFVTLRKRGVNYVGLCPFHNEKTPSFSVSPAKGLCKCFSCGKGGNAVHFIMEHEQMSYYEALKFLAKKYNIEIKERELTSEEKQAQSARESMFIVNSFARDYFQSILKNHIDGRSIGLAYFRQRGFRDDTIEKFQLGFSTEQHDALAQEAAKKGYQKEFLVKTGLCYETDEGRLRDRFWGRVMFPVHSLSGKIVAFGGRVMSTENKKLAKYVNSPESEIYHKSSELYGIYFAKQAIVKQDRCFLVEGYTDVISMHQSGIENVVSSSGTSLTAGQIRLIHRFTNNITVLYDGDMAGIKASIRGIDMLLEEGMNIKVVLLPDGDDPDSFARKHNATDFQAYISAHEVDFIRFKTNLLLDDAGKDPIKRAELIGDIVRSISVIPEAIIRSVYMKECSQLLRVEEKLLVAEVAKLKEKQAEKENKPTSYNQSPTPSNGNVPPPPTEEGITPPYESFIPQEGKEGQEFYKFERLIIKTIIRYGEKIMCETTNEEGKEVPVSVIAYIINDLKQDDLTFHNPLHRRILAEAAVHMNDEGFRAERYFMSHPDQEISRLSAELLSNRYQLSKGQKMATDEERLFEVVPDFIINFKNAIVNAELKHIMFALQDPTIANDVEKCNAIMQRYHEMKQILNMMSKRLGDRVILPK